Genomic DNA from Segatella copri:
TTTCTTTGCACTATTGATGCGGTCGAAGAAGGCGAAATCCATAACGGTTGGCAGATAGCTGTTCTTCTCTGAAAGTTTGCTGTCCTTCTGCCAGGCTGCAGTATAGGCTGGTTCGGTTACCCAAGTCTCGCCTACGGTATTGAAGTGAGGATACTCCTCGCCCAGCACCTTCATCCAGTGTGCCATCGCATCGCGGTCGGCATAAGGATAGGTATCCATACGGATGCCGTCGATACCTGCACTCTCTATCCACCACTCGCTGTTCTGAATCAGATACTTGATAACGTGTGGGTTGCGCTGGTTAAGGTCAGGCATAGTTGGAACAAACCAGCCGTCTACGGTTTCTGTAAGATCTACCTTGCTGGCGTATGGATCAAGTACCGGAGTCAGCTTATAACTGGTCTGCAGATACTTATCGTTCACCTTAGCAGCGCCATCCACCGTACCGATGTTCTTCTGATGCTCGGCAGTCTGATTTTCAGGAGCCAGCCATTCAGGTTTATTGAACCAGTCCTTTGAAGGCATATCGGCAACCCAAGGATGTTCGAAGCCGCAATGGTTGAAAATCATATCCATCACAATCTTCAAACCTTTCTTGTGAGCCTCATCTATCAGCTGCTTATAATCGGCATTGGTTCCGAAACGTGGGTCTACACGATAATAATTGGTGGTAGCATAGCCATGATAGCTGCTGTTCTTGCCGTTACTTGGACTGTCGTTCTCCAAAACCGGGGTAAACCACAGAGCGGTTACACCCAACTGGTTGAAATAATCCAAGTGCTGGCGGATTCCCTCCAGGTCGCCACCATGTCGCAGACTAGGCTCTGCACGGTTGCAGGTCTTATCACGCATCGTCTTAAAGGCATCATTCTTCAGATTGCCGTTGGCGAAACGGTCTGGCATCAGCATATAGAGCACGTCCTCATTTGAGAAACCGATGCGCTTGTCGCCCGCCATCTCACGGTTCTTCAACACATACTTTACCTTCTTCGACTGTTTGCCCTGCTTGAAGTTGAGGGTCATCTCACCAGCCTTTGCCCCATTGAGATTAAGATAAACCAGGAGATAGTTAGGAGAATCAAGGCGGGCGATGCTGTCTACCTTCACACCCGGATAGTCTACCGTTACATCGGCATTCTTGATATCCTTGCCATACACCATCAGCTGGAGCGAAGCATCTTTCATGCCCACATACCAGTCGGTAGGTTCAATGCGGTTCACGTTAACCGCTGCATTCATACTTATTGCACTACTCATAAGCAATAAAGAAGCTATTATCTTTTTCATATTACACCTTATTATATATATAAACTATTTCTGATAAAGTATCAGGGCTGACTGAGGGGCAACCTCAACATCCTTTCCCGAAACAAAGCCTAAGCCTTCCTCGTTAATCACACCGTTGCAGCAAGCCACGGTATAATTACCCTCAGGAATCTGCATCTTCTTTGCCTCCTTATTGAAGTTATAGATCACGATGATGTTCTTCCACGCATCAATGCCCTCCAGATTCTTGAGCTGGAAACCTACGAGACAAGTTTCCTGAGCAGGCAGGAACTCCAGATGCTGACGTACCTTATCGCCTGTTGAAAGACGGAATGCCGGATGATTCTTGCGGAGCTGGATCAGACTCTTGTAATAAGCAAACGCCTGCGGATACTTCTGCAGATTGGTCCAGGTAAACTGGTTGATGCTGTCAGGAGAATTA
This window encodes:
- a CDS encoding glycoside hydrolase family 13 protein, with protein sequence MKKIIASLLLMSSAISMNAAVNVNRIEPTDWYVGMKDASLQLMVYGKDIKNADVTVDYPGVKVDSIARLDSPNYLLVYLNLNGAKAGEMTLNFKQGKQSKKVKYVLKNREMAGDKRIGFSNEDVLYMLMPDRFANGNLKNDAFKTMRDKTCNRAEPSLRHGGDLEGIRQHLDYFNQLGVTALWFTPVLENDSPSNGKNSSYHGYATTNYYRVDPRFGTNADYKQLIDEAHKKGLKIVMDMIFNHCGFEHPWVADMPSKDWFNKPEWLAPENQTAEHQKNIGTVDGAAKVNDKYLQTSYKLTPVLDPYASKVDLTETVDGWFVPTMPDLNQRNPHVIKYLIQNSEWWIESAGIDGIRMDTYPYADRDAMAHWMKVLGEEYPHFNTVGETWVTEPAYTAAWQKDSKLSEKNSYLPTVMDFAFFDRINSAKKEETDDWWNGMNRLYNVFCYDYLYPNPKSVMAFIENHDTDRFLGEGKDTLALKQALSLLLTINRTPQLYYGTEVLMNGTKSVTDGNVRKDFPGGWAGDKHNAFTAEGRTQAENQMFNWLSNLLHWRQGNEVITKGKQTQFCPQKGVYVIARQYKGKNVMTVINGKNEANELNVSRYAEIIGSHDKATDVTNGRTVLINKNVKLRPRQSMILEF